The region CAGGTGCCAACCGCGTTGATCACGGCCGGTGTCTCGGCGCTCGCCATGCTTGCGAGACCGAGCGCGAGGGCCGCAGCTGTCATGACTTTTCTCATCGTACTCTCCTGTTGGGTGTTGATTGGATGAACGCGTTTTCCGTGTCATCGATGTCGGTGATCAGCATGTGACCCGGTGCGTGGGTCACGACCAGCGGCAACCGGGCGTTCGCCAGGGCGTTTTGCGGTGTGACACCACAGGCCCAGAACACGGGGACGCCCTCCCCGACCGGCGGGTCGCCCCAGTCGGGCTGATCGAGGTTCGCGATGCCGAGGGCACTCGGGTCACCGACGTGCACCGGCGCGCCGTGGGCCCAGGGGAATTTCGCCGAGGTCGCTTCCGCGAGGGCCACCTGGGCCTCGGGCACGCGCCGCATCGACACCACCATGCCGCCGCGAAAGGGGCCCGCGGGCGTGGTCTCGACGTGCGTTCGGTACATCGGCACGGTGCGGTCGGCATCGATGTGTGCCACCGGCACACCGCGTTCACGCAGCGCAGTCTCGAAGGTAAAGGAGCACCCCAGGGCGAAGGCGACCCAGTCCGCTTGCCACAGCGCGGCGAGGTCGGTGACAGTGTGCTCCAACTCGCCGTCGCGGTAGACGTTGTACCGTGGCAC is a window of Pseudomonadota bacterium DNA encoding:
- a CDS encoding putative hydro-lyase, whose protein sequence is MASNADHASLLHRDVATVRAAIRAGDYDGHTAGLAPGKLQANLVILPAEHAADFERYCERNPRPCPLVGRTDVGDPHWTALGDIDVRHDVPRYNVYRDGELEHTVTDLAALWQADWVAFALGCSFTFETALRERGVPVAHIDADRTVPMYRTHVETTPAGPFRGGMVVSMRRVPEAQVALAEATSAKFPWAHGAPVHVGDPSALGIANLDQPDWGDPPVGEGVPVFWACGVTPQNALANARLPLVVTHAPGHMLITDIDDTENAFIQSTPNRRVR